A window of the Candida orthopsilosis Co 90-125, chromosome 1 draft sequence genome harbors these coding sequences:
- a CDS encoding Hex3 protein: MTLPDVAKMKWPIWISYGLVVLGASILAIRFDRKIPSSSDKSKQKKLSWNILCCYYSVVISGYMLVQYITDDSPNAEGDLLLGIQEWLVSMCSILLLPKIILNHRNLMIYFWLNSGIVIIGMFVLALFGDYGDVIWIFARISCGIAVAGIFFQMKPVEKEKKNLSVWICYLIVATGMLITVHFLDIGDYNRIFLWASFGLAALIVLIRTLKTNDASLKTGDKQISTSTSAQLTSPLNREDGKDEMRRTTTTDGMMRRQLTIDEAERTQPFS, translated from the coding sequence ATGACGTTGCCGGATGTAGCTAAAATGAAATGGCCAATCTGGATCTCCTATGGACTTGTGGTATTAGGGGCATCTATATTGGCAATCCGCTTTGACAGAAAGATACCAAGCTCATCAGACAagtcaaaacaaaagaagttaTCTTGGAATATTTTGTGTTGTTATTATCTGGTGGTGATTAGTGGATATATGTTGGTTCAATATATAACAGATGATAGCCCAAATGCAGAAGGAGACTTGCTTTTGGGGATACAGGAGTGGCTTGTTTCCATGTGCAGTATTTTATTGCTACCCAAAATTATATTAAACCATCGtaatttgatgatatattTTTGGCTTAATTCTGGAATAGTAATAATAGGTATGTTCGTGTTAGCACTATTTGGGGATTATGGTGATGTCATATGGATATTTGCACGTATAAGTTGTGGAATAGCAGTTGCTGGTATATTTTTTCAGATGAAACCtgttgaaaaggaaaagaaaaatctAAGTGTATGGATATGTTACCTAATTGTCGCAACAGGCATGTTGATAACGGTACACTTTTTGGATATCGGAGATTATAATAGGATATTTTTATGGGCAAGTTTTGGTCTCGCTGCTTTAATAGTGCTCATAAGGACGTTGAAGACGAATGATGCATCACTAAAGACCGGTGATAAACAGATCAGTACGAGTACACTGGCGCAATTGACACTGCCATTGAACCGGGAAGATGGGAAAGACGAAATGCGCAGgactacaacaacagacGGCATGATGAGGCGTCAATTAACAATTGACGAGGCTGAACGTACACAACCCTTTTCTTGA
- a CDS encoding Dpp2 protein (protein similar to S. cerevisiae pyrophosphate phosphatase Lpp1p), whose protein sequence is MNLRTTSTDSKYYASSNYKSYASDWVISFVLLIYFFSIAEHANPFQRQFSSADLSIAHPFATEERVSGIACILLASMVPLAVMSIVVISKSYTEKYKSNSNPLHVFQVSVLGLSMSIFLDGVVTDILKNWIARPRPDFLARCGAQIDGPTDQLVDLSVCTAPLGESLLLDGMRSTPSGHSSISFVAFLYLTLWLSGQFRLFNSTPQHMYKYILVFMPLLLATYIALSRVQDYRHHFIDVILGSMLGSTIAVLIYFHYWNDLQNDTCDSPKSFKNTPETVLPL, encoded by the coding sequence atgaatttaCGAACTACGTCCACAGATTCCAAGTACTACGCTAGTTCCAATTACAAAAGCTATGCTTCAGATTGGGTCATCTCATTTGTTCTACtcatttattttttcaGTATAGCTGAACATGCCAACCCATTTCAACGCCAATTCCTGAGTGCAGACTTATCAATAGCGCACCCCTTTGCAACTGAAGAGCGCGTTTCTGGGATTGCATGTATACTTTTGGCATCAATGGTGCCTTTGGCCGTCATGTCCATAGTTGTTATATCGAAATCATATACTGAGAAATATAAATCCAACTCCAATCCACTCCATGTTTTCCAAGTGAGCGTGTTGGGGCTTTCTATGTCAATATTTTTGGATGGCGTGGTTACAGATATTCTCAAAAATTGGATTGCCAGACCGAGACCAGACTTCCTTGCTAGATGTGGTGCACAAATTGATGGCCCTACCGATCAGTTGGTCGATTTAAGCGTCTGTACTGCCCCGTTAGGAGAGCTGCTACTTTTGGACGGAATGAGATCAACCCCATCTGGCCACTCATCCATTAGTTTTGTTGCGTTTTTGTATCTCACATTGTGGTTGTCGGGGCAATTTAGGTTGTTTAATTCAACGCCACAGCACATGTACAAATACATCTTAGTATTCATGCCACTTTTACTTGCCACATACATAGCATTGAGTAGGGTTCAGGACTATAGACATCATTTCATAGATGTGATTCTAGGTTCAATGTTAGGTAGCACTATCGCCGTGTTGatatattttcattattgGAACGACTTGCAAAATGACACATGTGACTCGCCCAAGTCATTCAAGAATACTCCAGAGACTGTTTTACCTTTATAA
- a CDS encoding Mnn3 predicted Golgi alpha-1,2-mannosyltransferase, which translates to MRSKILQKLSRHRIKVLVLLFVTGFLFYSLLESLRNYDWIANEEESFSLASSKQSLNEQQQSQMKTDSEIKNDKEQDPAQSSLSNAHKFWKRIFTIFDENRMNLKDRFGALIEVTDKSKHLDGPKTKEALLSRATMSDEVVSELKRRHELVVSQLPTHIAEATYNKGTTGVVFIGGAKFSWLTYLAILALRETGTKLPVEVIMPKKSDYTKEQDFCDNLLPELGARCVIVPDTIGESALNGRSLFAYQFKSIALAISSFQHILLLDSDNIIVSNPDLVFDSPLYKKYGMITWPDYWKRTIYPKYYDIAGIHVNERKRARYDRFPLFEPVNSKTGLNVGPEDAVPYHDLEGAVPDLSTESGQLIINKATHGKTILLSLYYNIYGPDVFYKLFSLGEQGEGDKDTFVTAAIVCNEPHYSVKSFILSPGYFDNNNKFNGVAMAQKNPLSDYNLFNELVVNSFTKSGKTMSVPDQINHLDALTKKEFDSYNKMPIFAIHCNHPKIDPVLYMQRGDIYDSKEKRLRYRLYNGMKYDKTVLSSSKEKTIETDFEYEQWLHIQNALCVRKLKFEHFKDLDADDLCEFVNNQVKWLSPGQQVNS; encoded by the coding sequence ATGAGAAGCAAGATTCTACAAAAGCTATCAAGACACAGAATAAAGGTGTTGGTGTTATTATTTGTCACTGGGTTTTTGTTCTATTCCTTACTTGAATCATTAAGAAACTACGATTGGATTGCAAATGAAGAGGAGTCTTTTTCACTCGCTTCGCTGAAGCAATCTTTGAACGAGCAACAGCAATCTCAGATGAAAACAGATCtggaaatcaaaaatgataaGGAACAGGATCCAGCACAGTCGTCGTTGAGCAACGCCCATAAGTTCTGGAAACGCATTTTTACCATTTTCGATGAGAACAGAATGAATCTTAAAGACCGTTTTGGTGCTCTTATAGAAGTCACTGACAAATCGAAACACTTGGATGGACCAAAGACCAAAGAAGCCTTACTTTCGCGAGCAACGATGCTGGATGAGGTTGTTTCAGAGCTCAAGAGGAGACACGAGCTCGTGGTGCTGCAATTACCTACCCATATCGCAGAAGCTACATACAATAAAGGAACGACAGGTGTAGTATTCATTGGTGGAGCAAAATTTTCGTGGCTAACATATTTGGCTATTCTTGCTTTGCGAGAAACAGGAACAAAGTTACCTGTTGAGGTTATAATGCCCAAGAAGCTGGACTATACCAAGGAACAGGATTTCTGCGACAACTTGTTACCAGAACTTGGCGCTAGATGTGTTATCGTTCCAGATACTATCGGGGAATCAGCCTTGAATGGAAGAAGTCTTTTTGCGTACCAATTCAAATCGATTGCTTTGGCTATATCATCTTTTCAACATATACTTTTGCTAGATTCTGACAACATCATTGTGTCGAACCCTGACCTTGTGTTTGACAGCCCGCTTTACAAAAAGTACGGCATGATAACCTGGCCCgattattggaaaagaacAATATATCCAAAGTATTACGATATTGCAGGGATACACGTTAATGAGCGTAAAAGAGCAAGATATGATAGGTTTCCCTTGTTTGAGCCGGTAAATTCAAAGACAGGACTTAATGTTGGTCCTGAAGATGCTGTGCCTTACCACGATTTAGAGGGTGCAGTGCCAGATTTGTCAACTGAATCAGGCCAActcattatcaacaaagcCACGCATGGAAAAACAATTCTATTATCCTTGTACTACAATATTTATGGTCCGGATGTATTTTACAAGTTGTTCTCCTTGGGTGAACAAGGAGAAGGTGACAAGGATACGTTTGTTACGGCAGCCATCGTGTGCAATGAACCACATTATCTGGTAAAATCTTTCATTTTATCGCCCGGATATtttgacaacaacaacaaattcaacgGAGTGGCAATGGCCCAGAAGAACCCTTTATCTGATTATAATTTGTTCAACGAGCTAGTGGTCAACTCTTTCACCAAGAGTGGGAAGACGATGAGCGTACCggatcaaatcaatcatttgGATGCCTTAACTAAGAAAGAGTTTGACAGTTATAACAAAATGCCAATATTTGCAATTCATTGCAATCACCCGAAAATAGATCCTGTTCTTTACATGCAGCGGGGCGATATATACGATTCAAAGGAGAAAAGATTGAGGTACAGGCTTTACAATGGTATGAAATATGACAAAACAGTTTTGAGTTCATCAAAGGAGAAAACTATAGAGACCGATTTTGAGTATGAACAGTGGCTCCATATCCAGAATGCGCTTTGTGTAAGGAAGCTAAAATTTGAGCACTTTAAGGATCTAGACGCGGATGACTTATGTGAGTTTGTTAATAATCAAGTGAAATGGTTACTGCCTGGTCAACAGGTAAACTCCTAA
- a CDS encoding Fus1 protein (similar to S. cerevisiae Fus1p, a membrane protein required for mating), with protein MSPENDTTLIITLTRTATLSSESTPSDNTYVSWKETTITTEQVISKAVTISPSSPNTSQEANTQGITAHATIPSPSTNLELRKSPSPLSSASSVITSVISGFPSSSQFGEIPTSSSTQVSIAVGVPMAIFVAFFIALGAWYYLRIQRSKREFDQNNLDIFSEKLNLSNQTLSKPGLEKLTKKPYPVVFCPTNYLHTDKAFQIYEQQKPKQTTNLKSQLNRLSGLWPRRGKKQESLTHPQPNIFKRISLMTPVFLRNFNTDNRYQGNKEIVKSPVLDISTTKVPSYNSSALNTRFGFGDVDRGHILSNKKMYTVIKPYTKSLDDELTIHIGDKCIVLEKFSDEWCKIQLHQKSGHELSDSDREIGLVPWMCLSKI; from the coding sequence ATGAGTCCTGAGAACGATACCACTTTAATAATTACTTTAACGCGAACAGCGACGTTGTCTTCAGAGTCTACGCCATCTGATAACACTTATGTATCTTGGAAAGAGACTACTATCACCACTGAACAGGTCATTTCGAAAGCTGTTACCATATCTccttcatcaccaaacaCTTCACAAGAGGCTAACACTCAGGGTATTACAGCCCACGCAACAATTCCCTCACCATCTACCAACTTAGAATTACGGAAATCGCCCTCGCCGTTATCTTCGGCATCAAGCGTGATCACGAGCGTAATTTCGGGGTTTCCGTCAAGCCTGcaatttggtgaaattcCAACCTCCAGTTCTACACAGGTTAGCATTGCAGTGGGTGTTCCTATGGCCATATTTGTCGCTTTTTTCATTGCGTTAGGTGCTTGGTACTATCTTCGAATACAAAGATCCAAACGTGAATTCGACCAAAACAATCTTGACATTTTCAGTGAAAAGCTTAATCTTCTGAATCAGACTTTATCTAAGCCAGGCTTGGAAAAGTTGACAAAAAAGCCATACCCAGTGGTCTTTTGTCCAACTAACTATTTGCATACAGATAAGgcatttcaaatttatgaacagcaaaaaccaaaacaaactACGAACTTAAAATCCCAATTGAATCGCTTGAGTGGACTATGGCCTAGAAGAGGCAAAAAACAAGAATCGTTGACGCATCCACAGCCTAATATCTTCAAACGCATATCTTTAATGACACCGGTgtttttgagaaatttcaatactGATAACAGATATCAGGGgaataaagaaattgtcaaatcGCCAGTTCTCGATATTTCGACGACCAAAGTGCCAAGCTACAATTCATCTGCTCTCAATACACGTTTTGGTTTCGGTGATGTTGACAGAGGTCACATTTTGtcaaataaaaaaatgTATACGGTGATCAAGCCATATACAAAGAGtcttgatgatgagttaACGATACACATTGGAGACAAATGCATTGTACTAGAGAAATTTAGCGATGAATGGtgcaaaattcaactccACCAAAAAAGTGGCCACGAGTTAAGTGACTCTGACCGAGAAATCGGTTTGGTTCCTTGGATGTGTTTACTGAAGATATAG
- a CDS encoding Egd1 GAL4 DNA-binding enhancer protein: MPVDPEKLAKLQKSTAKKVGGSRVKAKKGVKTEQDDTKLIETLGKLKATKIEGVQEANFFKEDGKVLHFNRVGVQGAPASNTFAFTGYPQEKNITQLIPQILPQLGAENLEILRQLAEQIQAGKTPNDVNAGAAAANEEGNEDIPDLVDQKFDDVE, translated from the coding sequence ATGCCAGTAGATCCAGAAAAGTTAGCTAAATTGCAAAAGTCAACTGCCAAGAAGGTTGGTGGTTCAAGAGTTAAAGCAAAGAAGGGAGTGAAAACAGAACAAGATGacaccaaattgattgaaactttGGGTAAATTGAAAGCCACTAAAATTGAAGGTGTGCAAGAAGCCAACTTTTTCAAGGAAGACGGTAAGGTTTTGCATTTCAACAGAGTCGGTGTTCAAGGAGCACCCGCTTCCAACACATTTGCCTTCACTGGATACccacaagaaaaaaacattACTCAATTAATTCCACAAATCTTGCCTCAATTGGGAGCAGAGAACTTGGAGATTTTGAGACAATTGGCTGAACAAATCCAAGCCGGAAAGACTCCAAACGATGTCAATGCTGGAGCTGCTGCTGCCAATGAAGAGGGCAATGAAGATATTCCAGACTTGgttgatcaaaaatttgatgacGTTGAATAG
- a CDS encoding Ntf2 nuclear envelope protein, protein MSTDFNAVATEFCNFYYNQFDSDRTQLGNLYRPESMLTFETSQLQGARDIVEKLSSLPFQKVAHRVSTLDAQPASPNGDILVMVTGELLIDEEQNAQRYSQVFHLIPDGGSYYVFNDIFRLNYS, encoded by the exons ATGTCGA CCGATTTCAATGCTGTAGCAACcgaattttgcaatttttaCTACAACCAATTCGACAGTGATAGAACTCAATTGGGAAACTTATACAGACCAGAGTCAATGTTAACCTTTGAGACTTCCCAATTGCAAGGTGCTAgagatattgttgaaaaattgtcCTCATTACCTTTCCAAAAAGTTGCACACAGagtttcaactttggatGCTCAACCTGCATCTCCTAATGGCGATATTTTGGTTATGGTTACCGGTGAattattgattgatgaagaacaaaatGCTCAACGTTATTCACAAgtgtttcatttgattcCAGATGGAGGCTCTTACTACGTCTTTAATGATATTTTCAGATTGAACTACTCTTGA